Proteins encoded together in one Dermacentor variabilis isolate Ectoservices chromosome 2, ASM5094787v1, whole genome shotgun sequence window:
- the LOC142571172 gene encoding uncharacterized protein LOC142571172 yields MTKYQEEDDSAPDDSLRRLVLAFAVTACLLCVVLALSVYRRREPSKQDGDDSASAPQPAVATDPKEAERAARRRRKFEILSRRAAKQELANPSRDEWIYVDAQGRPMAYLTSTQTVTVTYNGTSKITVTNTTTTVTTSNDAYATSTRRRSSQAAAPPEQSQQQRHTVALGSTGRDGVLLRDDSEPQKDRKAKTAARR; encoded by the exons ATGACCAAG TACCaggaggaagacgacagcgccccTGACGACAGCCTGCGAAGGCTCGTGCTCGCCTTTGCCGTGACGGCATGCCTATTATGCGTGGTCCTCGCACTTTCGGTGTACCGCCGGAGGGAACCTTCGAAGCAAGACGGTGACGA CTCTGCCAGCGCCCCCCAGCCCGCAGTGGCGACCGACCCCAAGGAGGCCGAGAGAGCGGCGCGTCGCAGGCGCAAGTTTGAAATCCTGAGTCGTCGCGCGGCCAAGCAGGAACTCGCCAACCCGTCCCGGGACGAGTGGATCTACGTGGACGCACAGGGCCGACCGATGGCATACCTCACCTCCACGCAGACGGTCACGGTCACGTACAACGGCACCAGCAAGATCACGGTGACGAACACCACCACGACGGTCACCACCAGCAACGACGCGTACGCGACCTCCACGCGCCGTCGCAGCAGCCAGGCGGCAGCACCGCCTGAACaatcgcagcagcagcgccaTACCGTGGCGCTCGGAAGCACCGGTCGCGACggggtcctcctccgcgacgacAGCGAGCCACAGAAGGATCGCAAAGCCAAGACCGCTGCACGCCGTTGA